The Halogranum gelatinilyticum genome contains the following window.
CCGCGGACGCGCCGTGTGACAGCCGGATTCTCGACGACGCGACGGTCGTCTTAGCAGAGCGGCACTCGCCGCACGTCCCGGTCAACCATATGAGCGATCTCGTTGCGCGGGCGACGAGGATCTGGTCGGTCGCCCCCGCAGTCCTGCCCCAGCAGGTGTCGATCTACCACGAACGGCTCACGACGAGCGACCTGTCGGCGCGGCTCACACTCACCGATGCGGTCGTCGAACATCTCGTCAGCCGTTACGAGACGGAGCTGCGCGAGGCACTCGCGACGGGGAACCTCGATATCAGACGGACGGACCAGTCGCTCCCGTACAGCCTCGTCGCGGCCGAGACGGCCGACGGGTCGGAAATGGGGCTGCTCGTCTACGCCGAGAGCGGCGTCAGGGGCTTCATCGGCAACGACGATCCCGACGCGTTCGAGTGGGCCAAACGACAGGTGAACACGTACTGGGACGCGGCGACACCGCTCAACGGCGTCGCCGACGGTAGCGTGACCGACAACAGGTAGCTATTACCACCCGCGCCGGGATGTGAGTCTCATGTTCCCGCCGATACCGTACCTCGAATGGATCGAGGGTCGGCCCGAAGAAGCGACGTACGACCTCGGTTCGAGCGACCTCCGACAGGACGAACCGACAGATGACGTCGTTCCACCTGCGCTCGTCGGACTCGCCCCACCCGAAGGCGACGTCACACTACGCACACAACTCGCGGCGTGCTACGACGTCGGCGAGTCGAACGTCCTCGTCACGGCGGGGGCGACACACGCGAACTTCCTCGCTGCAGCTGCAGCTATCGACCTCGCCGGAGGTGCCGACCTGGACGCGGCGGCCGGACCACAGCTACTCGTCGAGAAACCGGGATACCAGCCGCTCGTCGCGACACCCGAGGCACTCGGCGCACGCGTCGACCGGTTCTTCCGACCGGCCGAAGGCGACTATCCGCTGGTCCCCGAACGTGTCGCGAACGCGGCCGACGACGTCGCGCTGGTCAGTGTGACGAACCGCCACAATCCGAGCGGACGGCTGAGCAGTCGCGAGACGCTGGCCGAGCTGGCACGCGTCGTCGCCGACGACGGCGGCTACCTCCTCGTCGACGAGGTCTATGGTCCGTACGTCGAGACAGTCGACGACGGCCCGTTCGGGGGCGTCACGGCTGCGGGGCTACCGAACACCGTCGTCACCAACTCGCTCACCAAGTTCCACGGACTGGGTGGGCTGCAAGTCGGCTGGCTCGTCGGGCCGGAGCGGTTCGTCGAGCGGGCGAGAAAGGTGATGCAGCACGTTCCGGCGGTCGCAGAGCCGAGCGTCGCACTGGCTCGGCGGGCACTCCACCACGAAGAACAGCTCACGATGGACGCGCGAGCACTGCTCCGAACGAACCACGGGCAGCTGGCGTCGTTCGTCGAGGGACGTGGTGATCTGGCTGGTCCGCTCTTCGACGGGAGCACCTTCGGCTGTTTCGCACACGAGACCGCCGACGGCGACGCGGTTGCGACGGCGGCGTGGGACCGGGGCGTCCTCGTCGTCCCCGGTCGGTTCTTCGGCCAACCCGACGCGTTTCGGCTGTCGCTCGGCCGTTCGCCCGACGAGGTGGAGGCGGGGCTGTCGGTGTTGGGTGACGTCCTCGATTCGCTGTGAGCGCGTGAGCGAAGCGACCGGAGCTATCGAGCGGCGGAACAGGGCGGAAGACAGACAATGCGGGCGGCGAGCAGACGACGCTGGTGGCGGTGACGGTCACGAGGGAGTGCGTCGTACGACGGCGGCGTCCCCCGCGGCGACGGTCAGTGCATGGGGTCGGTTGGCCGCCTCTCCGGACAAAAAGTCTCGCGTCGGTGCTACCGGAGCAGCGCGTCGACTTTCTCGATAGGATGTGGCGGGTCGCCCGTCTCGCCCGTCTTCTCGGCCAGCTGTGAGCGACAGGAGGCTCCGGGGGCGACGACCTCGTCGCCGGGGCTGTCGTCGACCTGGTCGTAGAGGATGCGGCCGATGGCCTTACTCATCGAGAGATGTTCGGTCTCGTAGCCGAAGGACCCGGCCATCCCACAGCAGGTCGAGTCCAGCGGGTCGACCTCGTAGCCGGCCCGGCGGAGCACGCCGACCGCGTGGTGGTCCTTCTTCGTCGACTTCTGGTGGCAGTGGCCGTGGTAGGTGAGCGACTCGGTCGGACTGTCGAAACGCAGGTCATCGGTCAGCCGGAAGATGTCGAGATACTCCATCACGCCGTAGCTGTTTGCTGCGACGGTCTCGACGTCGTCGCCGGAGAGCAGGTCGAGATAGTCCGACTGGAACATCACGGCGTCGGAGGGTTCGACGACGACGACGTCCCAGCCCGCTTCGACCTCGGGTGCGAGGGCGTCGACGTTCTGTCGGGCCTCGGCGCGGGACTTGTCGAGGAACCCCTTCGAGTGTGCCGGTCGGCCGCTCGAAGCGACGTCGCGCGGGACCCGGATGTGGACGCCCGCGGCTTCGAGGACGCGGACGGCAGCCTTGCCAGCCTCTGGATGGTTGTAGGTGGTGTACGTGTCCGGAAACAGGAGGACCGTCCGCGTGGCCTGTGAGTACGGCACCTGCGCCCCGCCGCGGTCGCGGAACCAGTCGACGAAGCTCTCGCGGTGGAAGGTCGGCAGGTCCCGGTCGGCTGCGATGCCGATTGTCGACTCCATCAGACTCCGGACGCCCGGAACCTTCGTCGCCCAGTTCGACAGCGGCGCGAACGCCGAGCCGAGTTTGGAGAACGTGTCGATGTTTGCAAAGAGGTGGTCGCGGGCACTGGCTCCGTTTCGTTCGTGGTGTTCGTGGGTCACCTCGGCTTTCAGCTTCGCCATGTCGACCTCGCTCGGGCAGTCCTTCGAACAGCCCTTACAGCCGACACAGAGGTCGAGCACCTCGTGGACGAACTCCTCGGAGAACTGTTCGTCCTCGGGGAGGTCGCCGCTCATCGCCTGCCGGAGCATATTGGCCCGGCCGCGCGTCGACTGAATCTCCTCTTCGGCCGCGCGGAAGGTCGGACACATCACCCCGCCCGTGGTGTCCTGCATCCCGCGACAGCCCGCACAGCCGTGACAGAGTTCGACCATCCCCTGCATCCCGTTCTCGTTGTCCCACTCCAGTGCCGGGTCGAACCCGGCGTCGAACTCGTACGCCGGCGAGAACCGGAGCTGTTCGGTCATGTCGTGGGCCGTCGTCGGGCCGGGCGTGTGTCCCGGTCCGTCGCCGACAGCGTCGGTCTCGGCGAGTTCGTCGGGTGCGTAGCCACAGATGTTGCCCGGATTGAGCAGCCACTGTGGGTCGAAGGCGGTCTTGAGGTCGCGAAAGGCCCGCCACAGCCGGTCGCCGTACAGCTTCCGGTTCCACTGGGTCCGGGCACGGCCGTCGCCGTGTTCCCCGGAGACCGAGCCGCCGTACTCGACGACGAGGTCCGTGGCGGCGTCGGCGATAGCCTCGAACGTCGCCAGTCCCTCGGCTGTCTTCGTGTTGACCAGCGGCCGGATGTGGAGCACGCCCGGCCCGGCGTGGGCGTAATAGGAGGCGAACGTGTCGTGCTCGTCGAGGATGGCTTGGAAGTCGGCGACGTAGTCCGGCAGGTTCTCCGCCGGGATGGCGGTGTCCTCGATGTAGGCGATATGTTTGGCGTCGGAGGTGCGCGAGAGGAGGATAGGCAGCCCGGACTTGCGCATCTTCCAGAACTTCGCGCGCGTGTCGGCGTCGTGGGCCTCCATCGCCGTGACGGCGTACCGGGCTTTGTCGGTCGCGACGCGGTCGTCGCTCGGGTCGGTTTCGGTGTCGACGTCCCCCACTCTGTCGGCGACGAGGTCGGCGACCTGCTGGCGACCGTGGTCGTCGTCTTCGGCGTAGAACTCGACGAGCAGCACCGAGTCGGTCCCCTCGGGGAGCAGCCCGACGACGTCGCGGAACTCCGCGGTCTCGCGGGCCAGATCGAGCAGCACGTCGTCCATGACTTCCACTGCTGCGGGGTCGTGTTCGAGGATGGGCGCGACGTCCTCCATCGCGTCGAGCACGTCGTCGTAGGTCAGGAGGGCGACGGCGGCCGTGTTCGGCACGGGTTCCAGCGAGACGGTCGCCTCGGTGACGATGCCAAGGGTTCCCTCGCTGCCCGCGAGCAAGCGGGCGAGGTTGACCGTCCCCGGTTCGCTGTCGGGGTCGACGGCCCTGTCGTCGGGCGTCCGACGCTCGCCACGGAACTCGTCAAGCAGCATATCGAGGTTGTAGCCCGAGACGTTGCGCTTGAGGTCCGGATAGCGCGCGTCGATCTCGTCGGCCTCTTCGTCGAGGATTCGGACGACTTCGGCGTAGATCCGTGGAAGGAGGTCGTCTGCGTCGGCGTCGGCCTCCTCGCGCAGCGTGTCGACGGCGACCTCGCCGAAGCGGGTGACCGTCCCGTCGGCGAGGACCACTTCGGCCTCCTCGAGGTAGTAGTCGGTCTTGCCGTACTTCAGCGAGTGTGAGCCGGTGGAGTTGTTGCCGATGGCACCGCCGAGGGCGGACTTGTCGCCCCACGCAGGGTCGGGCGCGAACTTCAGTCCGTGCGCTTCGAGTTCTTTGTTGAGGTCGCCGAGGCGGACGCCGGTCTGAGCAGTAGCCGTCCGGGCGGCGGGGTCGACGTGCTCGACGTCGGCCATGTGCGTCATCAGGTCGAGGACGACCGCCTCGTTGACCGTCTGGCCCGCGAGGCTCGTGCCGCCGCCGCGTGGGAGGACCGGAATCCCGCGGTCGGCACAGTAGGAGACGACGGCGACGACGTCGGCGGTCGAGGTGGGCATGACGACGCCGATGGGAGTCTGTTCGTAGGCCGATGCGTCGGTGGCGTAGAGCTGTCGCGAGTAGGAGTCGAACCGGACCTCGCCGTCGACGAGCCGTTCGAGGTCGGCGACGAGTCCGGGGCGAGCGACGTCGTCGCTCACGTAGTCGTAGTTCGCTCCCTCCGTCGCGGGGTCAGGGTCGGGAGCGTCGTCTGGGACGTGTGAGGCCATCTGTCCCACGCTTCGCGTGTAGCCGTCTAAAAACCGGGGCCTGCTGCAATCGAGGCTGTGACGGTCCGCTGCAATCGAGGAGGTGAACGGTCGGTGCCGGGCGACGAGCACGGCCGCACTGCCACGGGAGCCGCGTCAGACAGCCGTCTGCCGTCCGCGTGCCGAGAGCGGCCAGAACGGCCGTCCAGGGCCAGCAGTGCTACGAACAATTAAGACGTGGGACTTCAACACAGTGCGTATGGACGAGACACCACAAGAGATTACCACGCTTGTCGGCCGGGAGGTCTACTCGAACAACGGCGTGTTCGTCGGTGAGGTCGAAGACGTCCGTCTCGACCTCGACCAAGAGGTGGTCACCGGGCTGGCACTGGGCGAACTGAACGGCGAACTGTTCAGCGGTCGTATCGACCGCGGGATGGGGGTCCTCCTGCCGTACCGCTGGGTTCGCGCCGTCGGCGACGTCATCCTCGTCAACGACGTCATCGAGCGGCTCGAGTCGCCCGAACAGGACAACGAAGTCGTCGCCTGACCGAACACTCTCCTCGGCGAACAGGTTAATCCGACGCGCGCCGTTCTATGATAGTATGAGCGAACGACTACCAACCGGGCTCTCCGCGCTCGACTGGAAGCTCGGCGGTGGTCTCCTCACGAAGCAGCTCTACGCGTTCGTCTCACCGGCGGACAGTCAGAGCGAACTCCTCCTCGAACTCTTCGCGGCGACGAAGCCCACGCACATCGTCTCGACCCTGCGCCCGGCCGCGGAGATCCGGGACGAACTCGACTGGGTAGGTATCCCCGACGACGCCGTAACGGTCACCGACTGTTCGGCCGAAGAGCTCGCCGCGGACCCCGAACGGTGGCTGACACCACCCGAAGGGGGGTATCTCGTGCTTGACCCGTTCGACACGGTCGAAAACGAGGCCGGCCAGGCGTCGCTCCGCGTCCTCGACGCGATGCGGCGGGCCGTCGACGAGCGGAACGCAGTCGGTCTCGTCCACTGTCTCGAGGAACCGGCGCAGAGCTACCAACGTCGGCTGACGCTGAAGCGCGTCGACGGGGTGATGCGACTCGACGTGCGGACGACGACCCAATCCATCGAGACGCGGCTGCTCGTCACGAAATACCGGCGCGGTCGTGCCGAGATCGAGCCGATCAAACTGCGGCTGACCGACCACGTGACGCTCGACACGAGCCGCGATATCGCCTGAGTCGTTCAGTTGCCGTTTGAGGTCTCGCTCGCACCGCCGGTGCTGGTCCCGGAGCCGCTCTCGACGCCCATCGCCTGGAACAGCTTCCGGCGGACGGCCTCCTCGGTCAACGAGAGCAGCGTGTCGCGGTTGCCCTCGCTCGTCTCGATGCCGGTGAAGATACCGAGCGGAATCTCGACGCTGCCCTGCGTCGAGTGACCCCCGGCCTCGCCGATGCCCTGGAAGGCATCTTGGAGCACTTTGCCGATGTTCATCCGGATGTCCTTCGAGCGAGCCGCGAGGTAGATCTTGTCGTCGGCGATGCCGAAGACGGCGGTCGTCGTGATCCCCTCAAGGTTGAGGAGATGCGAGGCGGCCTGCGTGAGCGCGTCGCGGTCGCGGATGAAGCCCGCGTTCGAGACGAGATGGCTCCCCTGGACCTCGCGGTTCTGGATGGCTTCCGCGAGCACGTCGAGCGTCTCCGGCGACATCGACGGCGACTCGACCTGTTCGAGCGTGTCGTGGTTGGCGAAAGGGTAGAGATAGGCCGCGGCGGTCAGATCGGCGGGGGTCGTGTCGCGCTTGAAGTCAAGCGTCTCCGCGCGGATGCCGTAGAGAAGCGCGGTCGCGACGGTTTCGGTCGGACTGAGGTCGAACTCCTGGATATACTTCGTGAGGATAGTGGAGGTAGAGGAGACGTTGGGGCGGACGTCCATGAACGCGGCGTCGATGCCCTCGTCGGGTTCGAAGTGGTCGATGAAGATGTCGACGTCGACGTCGGCGTCGAAGCCGCCGGATTTCATGTGGTCGACGAGCGCGACCGCGCCGTACTCGGAGAGGTCACCCGCCTCGCTACGCGGGATGAGTTCGATGCCGAGGAGGTTGACGAACGCGCGGTTCTCCTGGTGGCCGATGTCGCCACGGTAGAGGATGTCGGCGTCGATGTCGTACTCGTCGGCGATCATCTGGAGGGCGACGGCGGAGGCGATGGAGTCGGGGTCGGGGTTGTCGTGGGTGAGGATGGCCAGATTCTCGTCGGTCTCGCGGAGGACGTCCGCGAGCTGGCGGGCCTTGTACTCCAGCTCGCCGGATTCGAGCGTCCGGAGCGCGGAGTCGGCGATGACGGTGGAGGGGTTGATGACGATGTCGGCACCGAGGCTCTTCAGTTCGTCTTCGGAGACGGGGTCGGAGGCGCGGACGACGATGAACTGGTCGCCGCCGCGGTCGCGGATGGCCGAGACGGCGGCCTTGTTGGCGTCGACGTCGGAGGCGAGAATGAGGATGACGTCGCGGTCCGAGACGGCCTCGGCGACCTCGTCCTCGGAGATGTCCTGCTGTTGTGCGTTCAAGTCCTGGTCGCGAAGTGCCTCGACCCGGCTGTCGTCCTTGTCGAGGATGAGGACGTCCTTCCCTTCGTCTGCCAGTTCCTCGGCGACGATGTGACCCACGCTGCCACACCCCAAAATCGCATACGTCGACATCGAGGAAATGCTGACCCCAGTACTCATCAGTACGGTTGGGTATCCACGGACGACACTTAACACCCACCGTTTGCCGTGATTATCGGTGTGAGACGGCGTACCGACGCTGCTCGAAAGGGAAACGCCTTTTAATGTACCACCGAAAGGCGTGAGTGCACACAGGGCCGGTAGCTCAGTTAGGCAGAGCGTCTGACTCTTAATCAGACGGTCGCGTGTTCAAATCGCGCCCGGCCCGCTTTCTTCGGTGAACCACACGGCGAGCACCTCGTGTGCTCGCGACTCGCGTTCTCGGCTGTGCGGGCATCGGAGCGATTTGAATCAGGGAACGAAACGAGCGTCACCGAGTGGAGTGACCGTGGTTCAAATCCTGCGTGTTTTTGCTGCTAACAGAATGTCAGCGGAGTTTATGTTAGTATGACAAAAAGTCACGCATATGCAGAGCGGAAGCCTCAGCGCCTTCGCCAAGGCTCGTGAAGAAATTCAGTTGTGGCCAGCTGCGACCGCAGCTTTCTATTTCACCGTCAATGACTCTCCGTGGGTTCTCATTCTATTTATGATGCTTACTGTGGCCGGTGCTATAACCTACAAGATGCATGAGGCACTCCGTGAAGCACTGACGAACAGAAACCGCTTTTCTGATGTCAGGAACCGCAATTCTCGCAACAAAATAAAGAACGAGACCAATCCATTCGTTGTCGGATTTGAGGTATGGGACGCGACGCGACCAGATAATAAGGTAATACGTACTTTGGCAGTCGCAGGAATGGCAACGAATCTCGTGGCGGGGGGATGTCTGTTTATTTGGTTATTTTTACGTTTAATCGGACCAGTTTCACCATCTATCACAGGTGTCGGGTTGCTCTCCCTCCCGTTGTTGATAGCCGCAATGATGGCTTCATCAATTGTCTGGTCATCTTGATTTCAAAAACCCCGCTGCAGTATCGAGAAGAGCACAGATTTAGCTGCCAGGTCAATCCTGCGTTGAAATTGTAGAGGCGAACGGCTACATGCCCTCCGCGCCATTGAGAAGTCATGGCCAACCCGACGTTTCGCGAAGTACAACGCTTCCGTCAGCCGTGGCTCTGGGCGTTTCTCATCCTCGTACTCCTCCCGACAGCCATCGTCGGTGGGCCGTTCGGCGCGCTCGTCGGCGGGGCGGTCGCCCTCTTCGTGTGGTCGCTGCGGCTCACGACCGAAGTCCGCGAGGACGCGCTGTACGTGCGGTTCTTCCCGTTTCACGTCTCGGAGAAGCGGATTCCGTGGAGCGACGTCGCTGCCGCCGAGGCGGTCCGGTACCGACCCCTCCGTGACTACGGCGGGTGGGGAATCCGCTTCGCGAAGGGTCGGCTGGCGTACAACGTGAGAGGCTCAGAGGGCGTGCGGTTGACCCGTCCGGGCGAGCGCGAACTGCTCGTCGGGAGTCAGGAGCCGTACGAGTTGGCGCGGGCGATCCGCGACGCGATGCGGAACACCGGGCACTGACGGCCTACGAACCGAAACCACTTTTCGCCGGGTTGGTGGATTCCCCCTGTGGACGACAGAAAGCTGCAGTTCTACGCACTCTACCTCACGCGGTTCGCGGGTGGCTTCGGGGTCGTCACGCTGTTGACGCTCCTACCGAAGTTCATCGACTATCTCGAACCGACGGCGGTGACGGTTCTCGGCGTCTCGCTCAGTGCCGGGTTCGTCATCGGGATGTACACGACGGGCTTTACGCTGGCGCAGACGATTGCCGTCGTCCCGTTGGCGTGGGCGGGCGACCGGTTCGACAAACGGCTCGTCCTCGTCGGCTCGATGGGTCTCGGCGTCGTCGCCTACGCGCTGTTTCCGCTGGCCGACCTGAGCCTCTCGTTCATCCTCGCCCGCGGGTTGCAGGGCGTCGCCGTCACGGGTGCTGGGCTGATGTCGCTCGCGCTCGTCGGCGAAATCGCCGACACGGGCACCCGCGCGAACCGCATCGGAAAGGCGAACGCCTCGCGCTTCGCCGCCTCCATCATCGGCGCGGCCACAGCGGGCGGTCTCTACGACTACTTCGGTGCCGACGGCGACGCCTTCACCCCCATCTTCGCGCTCATCACGGCGATTCTGGCGGTCGCGACCCTGCTCGCGTGGCTCTCGCTCTCGCCCGACGAGACCCGAATTCAGGGCTTTCCCTTCTCGGATCTCGCGTTCAACCGCCGCATCATCTCGTTGACGAGCTTCCGCGCGCAGTACGCCGTCGCCGTCACGCTCGTGCGGACGTGGGTCCCCATCTACGCCGGTGTCACCGCCGCGTCCGGCGGGCTGGGCTACGGCGCGCTCGCGGTCAGTCTGACCATCATCGCCGAGAAGTTCTGTAACATGGTGCTCCAGCCCCACACGGGCCGTATCTCCGACGGCCACGGGCGAGCGCTTTTCATCTTCTTCGGCGGCGGTCTCTACGGACTCGTCGCGCTCGCGGTCCCCTTCTCGCCCGCCATCGGGACGGCACTCGGCGTCCCGACGGCACTGCCGTTCCTCGGCCCACTCACGCCCGCGTTCCTCCCGCTCGTCGGACTCTCAGGACTGCTCGGCGTCGCCGACAGTTTCCGCGAACCCGCGAGTATGGCACTGTTCGCCGACGAGGGAACCGACGACGGCGGCGTCGCCAGTAGCTTCGGTATCCGCGAACTCGTCTGGCGGCCCGGCAGCGTCGTCGCACCTCTCCTCGGCGGCTATCTGATGACCGAGGTCGGCATGGAGTGGGTCTTCTACGTCGGCGGCGCGGCCGCGGTCACGGGCGTCGTCACGTTCCTCGGCGTGCTCTCGTACTTCCACGGGCCGACCGCGTTGACCGAGTGGTGAGACGCCTCGCTGCGGGCTAGTGTCAATAGCTCGTCGACCGTATCACAGGTATGGCACGTCCAGCGTCGCTCGAAACCCCCCGACTGCACCGCCTCCTCACCTCGCCGCTCGGACGGCTCTTGGAGACGGACGCCCTCGAACGGGTCGCCCTCGGTGGCGTCCGCCGTGAGTTCGGCATCAGCCGCGCCCGTTCGGCCGCCGACGTCTCGCTCGGCCACGGTCCCGCCGCGTTCCTCGACGCCGTCGGCGCGCCCCCCGCACCCGACCTCCATCCACGCATCGAACGGGCACTGGCCGCGTACGCGACGCGCCGCGAGGCGTTCGACGCGGCCAACGAACGCTGGGAGGAGGCCTTCTGGGGACCGGAAGACGCCGCCCCCGACGACCTCGTCGAAGTCGAGCGCGAGCGTCGCGCGGCCGCCGACCGCCGCGCACAGCCGACTCGGCTGTTTCGCTTCCTCGCGACCGACCATCTCCTGCCGCCCGTGAAGTACGACGTGCCGACACCCGAGGAAGCGCGTCACCAGTGGGAGGGCTATCTCGCGACGCCCGAACGGCTCTACGGCTTCGACGGCCCGCTGCCGACGGTCGAACGCTCGCAAGAGGTTCGCGGTCCCGGCACCGTCGAGTCGTTCCTCCGGTTCGAGTCGCCCTCGCCGTACTTCGAGACGGCGACAGCGCGAGTCTACGAGCCCGAGACGGCCGACCGGTCGGCGTTGCCGACGCTCGTCTTCAACCACGGCCTCGGCATGATGAACGACACGATGGCCTACTGGCCGCCGGAGGCCGCGCTGGCGCGGCCGCTCGCACGGGAGGGGTTCCGCGTGGTGCTGCCGGACGCGCCCTGGCACGGTCGCCGCGAGATGGTCGGCACCTACAGCGGCGAGCACTACCTCGCGAAGGGTCCCATCGGGATGTTCCAACTGTTCTCGGCCGCAGCCCTGGAGAACGGCGTCCTCGTCGACTGGGCGCGAACGGAGGGCGCGCCGGCCGTCGCCGTCGGCGGCCTGAGTCTCGGTGGCATCACGACGCTCCACGTCGTCGGCCACTGCGGTGCGTGGCCCGAATCGACCCGCCCGGACCTCGCGTTCCCCGTCGCCGGCGCCGGTCTCGTCGACGAGACGGTCGTCCGGAGTGAGCTACTGGACGCGCTCGACACCGACAAGGCGCTACGGGCTGCCGGGTGGACGCCCGCGCTCCTCGGCGAGTTCGGGCCGCTCCTGAATCCGCCGACGACGTGCGGTATCGACCCCGAGCGGGTGGTTCCAGTCGCCGGCGTCCGCGACGAGGTCGTCCCCTACGACACGACGCGGTGGCTCCTCGACTCGTGGGGCGTGCCGGACGGAAACCGCGTCGAGTGGGACGTCGGCCACTTCGGCGTCCTGATGCAGATGCTCCGTCACGACGAGTTCCGAGAGCGAGTAAAGGCGGCGTTCGCGACGCTGGAGGAGTCGAACGGAGTCACAGAAACAGCGGACGTCGACGAGTCGACATCGGCGGCCGCGTCGTAGCAGCGGCGGCGGCGGCACCGTAAGCGTAGGTCGGTATCGCTACTCGTCGAGGAAGTCGGGTTCCTCGCGCTTCTCCTCGCGCTCGGCTTCGAGATGGGCGCGGAAGTCCTCGATCTCGACGTCCTTGGCCTCGCGTTCCTTGCGGTCGCGGACCGAGATGGTCTGGGTCTCGGCCTCGTCGCCGCCGACGATGATCATGTACGGGACGCGGTCCTCCTGCGCCTCTCGGATTTTGCGGCCAAGCGTCCACGAGCGGTCCTCGATCTCGACGCGGAAGTCGCCGAAGTCGCGGTTCTTGAGCCGCTTTGCGTAGCCGAGTTGGTCGTCGCTGATGGGCAGGATACGGACCTGCTCGGGCGCGAGCCAGAACGGGAACTTGCCGTTGAAATGCTCGATGAGCACCATGAAGAACCGCTCGTAGCTGCCGTAGAGCGCGCGGTGGATCATGACCGGCTGGTGTTCCTCGTTGTCCTCGCCCGTGTAGCTCAGGTCGAAGCGGTCGGGCATGTTGAAGTCCAGCTGGACCGTCGGCCCGTCCCACTTGCGGCCGAGGGCGTCCTTGAACGCGAAGTCGATCTTCGGGCCGTAGAACGCGCCGTCGCCGGCTTCGATACCGTAGTCGATGCCGCTGTCGTCGAGGACAGCGCGAAGCTGCGTCTCGGCCTGCTCCCAGATCTCGTCGCTGCCGACGGACTTCTCCGGGCGCGTCGCGAGCGCGACCTCGGCGTCGAGACCGAACGTGTCGAAGACTTCGAGGATGTTCTCGATGATGAGGTTGATCTCGTCTTCGATCTGGTCGGGTCGGACGAAGAGATGGCCGTCGTCGATGGTGAACGACCAGACGCGCGACAGACCCGAGAGTTCGCCGCGCTGCTCCTTGCGGTAGACTTTCCCGTCCTCGAAGTAGCGGACCGGCAGGTCGCGGTAGGACCACGACCGCTGGTCGAAGATGGTCGCGTGGCCGGGGCAGTTCATCGGCTTCAATCCATATTCCTCGTCGTTGACGTCGAGGAGGAACATGTCGTCGACGTAGTTCTCGTAGTGGCCCGACTTCTTCCAGAGTTCCGTCCGGAACAGATGTGGCGTCTCGACGGGGTCGTAGCCCGCATCGAGGTTGAGCTGCTTCGCGAAGTCGGCGAGTTCGTCGAGGATGCGCTTGCCGTTCGGATGGTAGAGCGGCAGCCCCGGCCCCGTCGTCTCGTCGATGGAGAACAGTTCGAGCTCCTGGCCGAGTTTGCGGTGGTCGCGCTCTTTGGCCTCCTCGCGCATCTCGAGGAAGTCGTGGAGGTCCGACTCGGAGGCGAA
Protein-coding sequences here:
- a CDS encoding DHH family phosphoesterase; this encodes MSTGVSISSMSTYAILGCGSVGHIVAEELADEGKDVLILDKDDSRVEALRDQDLNAQQQDISEDEVAEAVSDRDVILILASDVDANKAAVSAIRDRGGDQFIVVRASDPVSEDELKSLGADIVINPSTVIADSALRTLESGELEYKARQLADVLRETDENLAILTHDNPDPDSIASAVALQMIADEYDIDADILYRGDIGHQENRAFVNLLGIELIPRSEAGDLSEYGAVALVDHMKSGGFDADVDVDIFIDHFEPDEGIDAAFMDVRPNVSSTSTILTKYIQEFDLSPTETVATALLYGIRAETLDFKRDTTPADLTAAAYLYPFANHDTLEQVESPSMSPETLDVLAEAIQNREVQGSHLVSNAGFIRDRDALTQAASHLLNLEGITTTAVFGIADDKIYLAARSKDIRMNIGKVLQDAFQGIGEAGGHSTQGSVEIPLGIFTGIETSEGNRDTLLSLTEEAVRRKLFQAMGVESGSGTSTGGASETSNGN
- a CDS encoding MFS transporter, coding for MDDRKLQFYALYLTRFAGGFGVVTLLTLLPKFIDYLEPTAVTVLGVSLSAGFVIGMYTTGFTLAQTIAVVPLAWAGDRFDKRLVLVGSMGLGVVAYALFPLADLSLSFILARGLQGVAVTGAGLMSLALVGEIADTGTRANRIGKANASRFAASIIGAATAGGLYDYFGADGDAFTPIFALITAILAVATLLAWLSLSPDETRIQGFPFSDLAFNRRIISLTSFRAQYAVAVTLVRTWVPIYAGVTAASGGLGYGALAVSLTIIAEKFCNMVLQPHTGRISDGHGRALFIFFGGGLYGLVALAVPFSPAIGTALGVPTALPFLGPLTPAFLPLVGLSGLLGVADSFREPASMALFADEGTDDGGVASSFGIRELVWRPGSVVAPLLGGYLMTEVGMEWVFYVGGAAAVTGVVTFLGVLSYFHGPTALTEW
- a CDS encoding alpha/beta hydrolase; amino-acid sequence: MARPASLETPRLHRLLTSPLGRLLETDALERVALGGVRREFGISRARSAADVSLGHGPAAFLDAVGAPPAPDLHPRIERALAAYATRREAFDAANERWEEAFWGPEDAAPDDLVEVERERRAAADRRAQPTRLFRFLATDHLLPPVKYDVPTPEEARHQWEGYLATPERLYGFDGPLPTVERSQEVRGPGTVESFLRFESPSPYFETATARVYEPETADRSALPTLVFNHGLGMMNDTMAYWPPEAALARPLAREGFRVVLPDAPWHGRREMVGTYSGEHYLAKGPIGMFQLFSAAALENGVLVDWARTEGAPAVAVGGLSLGGITTLHVVGHCGAWPESTRPDLAFPVAGAGLVDETVVRSELLDALDTDKALRAAGWTPALLGEFGPLLNPPTTCGIDPERVVPVAGVRDEVVPYDTTRWLLDSWGVPDGNRVEWDVGHFGVLMQMLRHDEFRERVKAAFATLEESNGVTETADVDESTSAAAS
- the thrS gene encoding threonine--tRNA ligase, translated to MSDIVVILPDGSELSVPDGASVEDAAYEIGPGLGKDTVAGVVNGELVDKASELHDGDDLVIVTDQSDEYLDVLRHSAAHVFAQALQRLHPEAKLTIGPWTDEGFYYDVTNVDLDMDDLEDVEAEMDAIIEEDLDIERELVDREDALAKYEDNEFKREILETEAAGDDQLSFYKQGEFEDLCKGPHVESTGEIGAFKLLNISSAYWRGDEENETLTRVYGTAFASESDLHDFLEMREEAKERDHRKLGQELELFSIDETTGPGLPLYHPNGKRILDELADFAKQLNLDAGYDPVETPHLFRTELWKKSGHYENYVDDMFLLDVNDEEYGLKPMNCPGHATIFDQRSWSYRDLPVRYFEDGKVYRKEQRGELSGLSRVWSFTIDDGHLFVRPDQIEDEINLIIENILEVFDTFGLDAEVALATRPEKSVGSDEIWEQAETQLRAVLDDSGIDYGIEAGDGAFYGPKIDFAFKDALGRKWDGPTVQLDFNMPDRFDLSYTGEDNEEHQPVMIHRALYGSYERFFMVLIEHFNGKFPFWLAPEQVRILPISDDQLGYAKRLKNRDFGDFRVEIEDRSWTLGRKIREAQEDRVPYMIIVGGDEAETQTISVRDRKEREAKDVEIEDFRAHLEAEREEKREEPDFLDE